ATACGGTCCACCAAGCTCTCCGCACCCATCTCCAAAGAAAAGATGGCTACGGTCAAACCTAATTTTGTACCAATATTCTGAGCAATATTGAGAGCAAAGGCCGTCTTACCAACCGCAGGACGAGCCGCAAGAATAATCAGCTCTTCCTCATGCAGACCCGTTGTCATGGCATCAAGGGCAGGATAGCCAGTCGCAATACCTGTAATGTCCGATGTCTGCTTGGCACGGGTTTCAAGATTGTCAAAGTTGATATTCAAAACATCATCAATCCGCTTGAAACCACTTCGACTGGCACCTTCACTGACATCAATTAGGGCTTTTTCAGCATTGGCGATAATGTCATCTGAACCATCTGCCCCCTCATAAGCCTGATTAACTGCATCCGTCAAACGAGCAATCAGCTTACGGAGATTAGACTTTTCAGCGACAATCTTGGCATAGAATTCCGCATTGGCCGCCGTCGGTACGGAACTAATGATTTCAGCCAAGTAAGCCAGACCACCGATATTCTCCAAATCACCATGATTGACCAGGTAGTTGCGCATGGTGGTCGCATCAATAGCCTCATTCTTATCAGAAAGGGCAATCATGGCCTTGAAAATCAGCTTATGGGCATGCTTGAAAAAATCCTCTGCCTCAATGTATTCACGGACAAAGACCAACTTGCCTTCATCAAGGAAAATAGCTCCCAAGACCGACTGTTCAGCCAAAATATCCTGCGGTTGCACCCGCAATTCATCTAAGTCTGCCAAGATTTCACCTCCTTACTGATAATAATAACTCTTCTAAGCTTCTTTAATACTCAAATTGATAACACCTGTCACATCTTGATAGATTTTGACAGGAACATCAATCAAACCAAGGGCACGAATTGGGTGGTCCAATTGGATATGACGTTTGTCAATCTTAATACCAAATTGTTTTTCCAATTCTTCAGCAATCTTCTTGCTGGTAATCGAACCAAATGTACGACCATCTGGACCAACTTTTTCAACAAATTTCACCAAAGTAGCCTCTTCTGCCAACTTGGCCTTGATAGCCTCTGCTTCTGCAATCATTTCCGCATGAGCCTTAGCTTTAGACTTTTCTTGACCACGAAGAGCGCTGATTGCTTGTGTTGTAGCTTCCTTAGCTAAATTTTTCTTAATCAAGAAGTTTTGGGCATAACCTGTTGGAACTTCCTTGATTTCACCTTTTTTTCCCTGACCTTTTACATCTGCCAAAAAGATAACTTTCATCTGCTTCACCTAACTTTCTTTTATTTCCTCATAAATTTTACTGATGAGGTTTTCCTTAACTTGTTCAAGGGTTTGGTCGTAGACCTGGGCTGCAGCCAGATTAAAGTGACCTCCGCCCCCCATTTCTTCCATAATCCGTTGGACATTGACCTTGCTGTGACTTCTTGCGGAAATAGCTATGTAACCTTTGGCATTTTTGGTAACTACAAAAACTGCCTCAATGCCAGCCATATCCAATATGGTATTGGCTGCCTTACTAGGAACGATCGTGTCATACTCCAAGTTTTCCTCACCACAAGCTATCACAATATGTGGCTCTAATTTCTCCCCACGTAAAATCAACTCATTGATTTGACGATAGGCATCAAAATCTGTCGCTGAAATCTGCTGAATTTCAAGACTATCACTGCCACGCGTACGCAAATAGCTAGCCACATCGAAGGTCCGACTGGTTACCCGAGAAGTGAAATTCTTGGTATCCAGCATAATCCCAGCCATCAACAAACTGGATTGCAAACGATTGAGCTTATGACGCTTATCGTTTTGGAATTGAACCAACTCCGTCACCAATTCGCTGGCTGAGCTAGCCCCACTTTC
The nucleotide sequence above comes from Streptococcus sp. 29887. Encoded proteins:
- the dnaB gene encoding replicative DNA helicase yields the protein MADLDELRVQPQDILAEQSVLGAIFLDEGKLVFVREYIEAEDFFKHAHKLIFKAMIALSDKNEAIDATTMRNYLVNHGDLENIGGLAYLAEIISSVPTAANAEFYAKIVAEKSNLRKLIARLTDAVNQAYEGADGSDDIIANAEKALIDVSEGASRSGFKRIDDVLNINFDNLETRAKQTSDITGIATGYPALDAMTTGLHEEELIILAARPAVGKTAFALNIAQNIGTKLGLTVAIFSLEMGAESLVDRMLASEGVINSRSIRTGHLTQEEWNKYMVAQANLARASIYIDDTPGIKITEIRSRSRKLAQETGNLGLILIDYLQLITGTGRENRQQEVSEISRQLKILAKELKVPVIALSQLSRGVEQRQDKRPVLSDIRESGSIEQDADIVAFLYRDDYYERGEQEDGGIPNNTVEVIIEKNRSGARGTVELMFQKEYNKFASISKREDG
- the rplI gene encoding 50S ribosomal protein L9 gives rise to the protein MKVIFLADVKGQGKKGEIKEVPTGYAQNFLIKKNLAKEATTQAISALRGQEKSKAKAHAEMIAEAEAIKAKLAEEATLVKFVEKVGPDGRTFGSITSKKIAEELEKQFGIKIDKRHIQLDHPIRALGLIDVPVKIYQDVTGVINLSIKEA